Genomic window (Falco cherrug isolate bFalChe1 chromosome 4, bFalChe1.pri, whole genome shotgun sequence):
gagagagTGCCACAATGAATGTGAAGGGCAAAACAGATTGACACAGACAAAGCAATACCTTGACAAGTATCCCTGCAGATGTAGCCACTGCTTACACCCATGTGAATGCAGTCCAGGCCTTTCCTGGGTTTCcacatgtcctggtttcagctgggatagagttaattttcttcttagtggctagtacagtgctgtgttttgcctgtgatgtgagaacaatgttgatagccACACTGATGTtcttagttgttgctgggtaatgtttatactaaagtcaaggactttttggattcttgggccttgccagccagagtgctgggggagcacaagagactgggaagggacacagccaggtcagctgccctgaaccagccaaagaggtattccataccatgggacgtcatgcttggtgTAGAAAGTAGGAGGGTTAGCTGGGGAGGGATCGTTGCTCGGAGACTGGCTGcgcatcagtcagcaggtggtgagcagttgtactgtgcatcacttggggtttttttctccttttcccttttcttttggattttacccctttcctccacctttccattttaattattactattatcattgttattactgatgttcttacctctttattctgtttaaattatgaaattgttcttatctcaaccctcaagttttacattcctttctgattctcctcccccGCCCTCCGgatgagggggagtgagcaggcggctgcgtggtgcttggttgccggccggcATTAAACCATGAGACCAGAGGATGAGgctactgaaacagaaacacagcctcACTCCCTGGATTCATAAGCACAGCGTGTTCGTAGATGCCTCAGATAACAGTCTAGAAATTAAGTCCATGTCATATGTGGGGCTCAAGGCCAAGGCTCCCTCACCAGTGCCTGGTGCAAGCCTTGGGTCTTTCTAGATCTGTGTTTCCTGGGCCCTGAGAGTCCGCGTTCAAGTTCGCTTGCGCCTCATACAGATGCACACAGGGATCCCACCAGGAGCGGGCCTAAGGCAGTCTGTGCTTCCAGCTGCCAtccccaaggccctgagcccCGCAATGACCTGCCTTCCCTTGTTCCACTGCACCCTCATCCTTCttgctgagcaggcagagcttcagccctttgctgtgaccctttgtgcccgacttgtctgcctgcagcctgcttccTCCGGCAGGTGCCGGGCGTGGAAGTCCTGGCCTTGCACACGAGACTGAAGAGGACTGGCGCCTGGTTAgccacagaactgaaacactttattgcagGGACTCAGCCAGCTGAGCTCTTCCGTTGAGAGGagcgcgggcaggacagagcaggcctttgacactgaggctgcctttgcATCAGCAGGCATTGCCCCAGCGGGAAATGGTGGTGGtgcgctgcagccagccctggatCCTCTCCGTCCTGCTGATCAAACCTATTTCCTgcttaggtactgcaggagtTCATGCAGCCAAGTAAGGAAATCCCACAGCTTCTGCACTGGAAGTGGGCAGGGTGTAAaccttcctgcttctgttgGTGTTGGCCTGTGAACGGGGGTGGAGGTGAAGGCTGGCTGCGGCCTTGCAGTAGTCGCTACTGCTGTGTGCAGGCCCATCTGTTCCAGGATCCAGTtgtagaagtgctgggtggaggtgtagactccaGACTTCTTTGCTCTCGCACAGCCCATGCCCCAGCTGGTCACACCAACAAGCCAGACATAGTCCGCGCTCTTCTCTTGGCACACaagaggcccaccgctgtccccctgcagcagaggagagaggatgaaggggttgttgggtggccaccgtcagcccagtggctggctccttccctctcaTGGCACTTCCAGAGCTGTATTTagtggccagccaagctctggAGAAGCTTTCCTgggagggggcggtgggcctgtaaggcagggctcgctctTCCTGCGGCACGTTGGTGCTGCAGGTGTGTCAGGAGGCTGTGTCTGGCTTGGGATGGTGAAGCTctgggctgccaagggcactGGGTAGGCATTGTGAACAAAGTGCCAGgcctctgggacaaggcagGCAGGCCCTGGGAAAAGGCCCTACCCATGGGGAAATGGGTTTAGGCCCTCAGCAGTGGGGACACAGCAatgggagtgtgagtggccagGAAAAGCCCGTGACGGTGCAGGTTTGGgcggttgtggcggggctgcccgtgctgccggggcttggcttgtagcacgctcctacctggcaggtgtcaatgccaccctgcggatagccagcacagatgttgtgggtgtggatggcccctctgtaccagccgctgctgttacagaccccggcatcaatgaggtggacctgggcctcctgcagcacatacgccgatcctccagctgtgaagagcacagaaaggaatgaacacccagcagctcattgccagttctccttccctgcGTGACTGAAGCCCTATcccggggcttggctttgcatgtGGGGAGGCGCTGGActgctccttcctttctgccttgctctgggtcagTGGCTCACGCCCCCCTCTCTAAGAGGCATACGTCCCCACAGCCTGATTCTGGCATTCGCCTCTGCCGTCAGGAAGAGCAACCTGcctccccaagctggccaagcttgcactCGCAACGTGACTACATTTTGGGAGCTCACCTCTTGCagtcctggcaccccagccactgacgtagcaCTCTGTCAGCTccgagactctcagcgaggcatcgggcacgcaggcaagctgtacgtagctgttgcactggacaggctgctccagttccagcaaggcaatgtcatTCCTCTGTGTGATATTATTGaagtgctggtgaaccagcagctgCTTGATGTTGCGCACCTGGGCCTCAGGTCCCAGCTGGGTCAGCTGGGTGGCACCTACCACCACGTTCCACGTGGTGATGttcctggaaggcagatggagagagggctcagagggagcagagccacatgctgcagcagcacagcagttgccctgccttctgcttggcaaggaagagagaagagcagcacTAGGGAGGGTGCGACAGAGCACGTGCTTCTTGGGCTCAAGGAATGTCGAACTGGAgactgctgggaagcagtggcatgagcccagccttctcctgagcagcctctcaGGTGGCTGcggagtgcccaggcactgggcgtactgcagggcaacaggacatgctgcagcacgtgctgctgtgctcagggcacctgctagAGTGTGGGGCTAGCCCTGATCCCTGGTCTTCCTTACCTggcctcgatgaagcagtgggctgctgtgaggacccactgtgggctgatgagggagcccccgCAGATGTGTGCCATGCCTCCTTCCAAGGGAGCCTcgatgctgacgatccagggccaggcccctggcTGGGCATTTCGGACACCCACGACGTGTGACATACTGTAGTTCAAAGCCGCAGGCCGAAGGCCGCAGGTgcctctgtaaccagaaacCCCATTCTGGTTAGCTCCATGGAAGCTTGCGCCATTCCGGCTAAAGGCCAGCTGTCTTCCCTCCCCTCAAGTCATGGCCAGAGGGCCCGAGGAAACCCGTGGGGTGTGTGCCCGCTCCCCTTCccccgctttctgcttcagaCCATAGACGAGCTGTGCAGCTGGCAAGGAGCTGAGCCTCCCAGATGGCCTTCAAGAGCCACTGGGGTGGCCATGGGGGACAAGCAGGACCCCTCCAGAGAAGCTCACAAGGGTTGCCCAATCTCCCTCTCAaagcctcgggccacttacccacagctgtcccatgtgccgtgcacaggacagcacatggccagcaggacaacgagGAGGAGAACATCCATCACTACCAGCaacatgtggcagctgcaagaaCGAAGACTTGTCGCCACCACTACGGCCACCGACAGAGTGCCCGCAGGATTCCCGTTCCTGGGGTACCCTTGGACACGGggctgatgtcacagagtgcctggttccaggtgctgggcgtggtggcggtgggggagggatggggggcaacaggaggggttccaagcaggacTGGAGGCGGAAGCTGGGATTGCACACCCCTGACAGAGCCCCACGCAATGCCCTGCTTGCACGATCAGGGTGGGCaggccccgtggcaggcagcagcgcctggctcccagctctgcctgctaacAGCTCACAGGGCAACACCCAGCGTGGCCTCGCAGCCTCTTTGGGGAGTTCCCTGccgccctgctctctgcagccctgtgccaccgGCTCCTTCCCAATAAACAGACACACAACAAAGAACACAATGACTACAGCAGCATGCGCGTGCTTGGGTGTTGAAGAGCCAATCTGTTGATGGCCGTGGCAGCCAAGCAGTGCTGGGCAAGCCAAAtaagccaagcacagcccagcaaCGTCAACCTTCCTGCACAAAGCACGGTGAAATGCAGGTGCAGCACACTCCTCACTGGctatgtcagccacagcaacgcGCTCTGAGGTGGCCACCTCTCCACCtcccagaggcaggaaggacTTGGAGGTGCTTGAGCATGcatgccctcagctgctgcccacctaGGCATGCCCCCCCTGcgggagctgcagaagggccTGCCTCTGAAGCTGCCAGGACCGTCCTCCTCTTGCTCTGTGCTTGGGCCCCGGCAAGccatggtgctgcagctcccagctctgttccTACCCAGGACTGCAGGGCATGCCTCCAGCTGAACTGGGATCTCTGGAAACATGGGCATGCCCTTTGCTTCCTCTTGATCATGCAGTGAAAGGAGTTCTTATGGCTCTGCGGATGATGCTGGAGCATGCTCCCTCCCCAAACAAGTCCGGCTTTCTGTCCAGAGGCCTCAGGTGTTCCTCGTAGCACAGAGCGCAAAGTTCACTCCCCTGCACTCCTAGCAGGCTTGGTAATGTCCCCAACGCACAGTTTGCTACCCCAGCACTCCGATAGTCAGTGGTGTCACCGAGGTGAAGCCACCGCGGAGCCCTCAGGCTGAACATGGTCAGTTGTGGGCGGAAAGGGGTCTGGTGGCTCTGCGACAGGGATCCCATGTGGAGCAACCTGCGGTGACACAGTTGgaggcagactgaaaaaacactatgtctgcgtggctgggtttggacaaaatggcctttcttgtttatacaatttttttatgtATCTTAGACAGTACATGTGTCAGTCCCTGAcaggtttttgtgttcttcttcttgcttgctatttgctgttgctgtaggtgcccgtagGCTGTGGTTCTAAATTCAAGTCCTTCACATCCTGTTgacatacctgacaatttgtggctgtcttatgtaggacaaggcctcaaggacaagagtccaagtgctgatagcctgatgaatagagttagaacttgtagggcacaagccctgggaacaaaggaacaagctaactgcagacccctgagccgttacagttgaggaggcaaccagacggacagagaaacaagtagccagataagggaacgcATAGTGCCGATAAGTAACTttgttaatcaagaaagccgGGTAGAAAGAAGCCCCCTaattttggaatagaaattgttgctagGTCAAGGTAAACCaataagttcctattgttttaacggtgtgccttaaatatcaaccaatcagtgttttttacgcttaagatttaaccaatcagtgtgtaatatgtagaaggtagaaacgtgTATAtgtgtaagaaaatcactaataaaaggacaacttgcttgcatcaagctgcgtcccgtctcttcatttgccGCACCAAGCCTGCTAGGAGTGCAGGGGAGTTGCGCTCTGTGCTACGAGGAACACCTGAGGCCTCTGGACAGAAAGCCGGACTTGTTTGGGGAGGGAGCATGCTCCAGCATCATCCGCAGAGCCATAAGAATTCCTTTCACTGCATGATCAAGAGGAAGCAAAGGGCATGCCCATGTTTCCAGAGATCCCAGTTCAGCTGGAGGCATGCCCTGCAGTCCTGGGTAggaacagagctgggagctgcagcaccatggCTTGCCGGGGCCCAAGCACAGAGCAAGAGGAGGACGGTCCTGGCAGCTTCAGAGGCAggcccttctgcagctcccgCAGGGGGGGCATGCCtaggtgggcagcagctgagggcatgCATGCTCAAGCACCTCCAAgtccttcctgcctctgggaGGTGGAGAGGTGGCCAGTGGTTGGCAGGCCTGGTCCTCTTGCAAGGTGGGGacgctggggctgagcaggcacGTCGGCTGACACCGCAGGCCATCCACATGCCTGAGAggctctctctcccctcttgcTTGTCACCTCGTCCAGCTTCAGGTTCACTAGTGAGCTGTGCACGCGcacagggctcccagcagcagctggcccgAGACACTGGGGCTTTCCaagtgctggctgcctgtggcCTGTCTTGCCGTCGGCCTTTGCTAGCAGCCAGGCCTGGGGACCCACCGTGTGGCAGGTGCAGAATGGGACCACACAGGAAGGGCTTTGGGGTGGCTCTCCAAAAGAAGCCAGTGGGTACTGTGGTGATTAGGCGCAGGGCTCAGGCAAGCAAGGCAGCCAgcactttgcttctgtgtgacCGGCTCCTTGATCCCCCCTTCTCTCCATTTGCCGTGCTTATACGTGCCCCTCATCTTCCCTGAGTCCTGCCtctctcagccctgctctcctcccagacACGGGGCCAAGCCCGGttatttcccacccccccctttgCTCCCAGGTTTGCCCCATCTGTCAACACACGTGGTCTTTGGGTGTTGTTAGCTAGGTCACCTTGGACTTGTGTGCCATTACTGACGAGCTTGCCTGGGaactgctgtccctgccagagTCCTCTCCGCCAAATGACCCCAATCTCTTCCTTCAAGCGTCTGTGAAGTGTGGCCACCTCTGATGGCATTCCCCACTAGCCACCTGCCAAAACCGGTGCTGAAAGAGCAGGGTTTCCCCAGCAGACAAGTTGTCTTCTCCAAggctgccttctgcctgctctcagcagaCACGTGGGAACCGGCTGCCGGtcccttttcaaaacacaaagcagccttGAGCCCGCTTGCTTGGAGGCCAGTTCTGGGGCCTAGGAAGCCCTGCTGCACCTCAAGGGCcttgagagcagctcttccaCTTTCAGACAGAGCCTGCGTGGTCCTCCTCCTCGGGACCCGATTGCTCCCTCCGCTGTGCGCCTTATGCCTCACCACAGAagccaggatggcagcagggagctgccgcACCTTTCACAAGCTTGGAGGCTGCCAACCTTCAAGCCATTGCCCTCGACCCTCCAGGGACCTAGCCCTGCTGTGCAAATGCAATGCACGTGCCtggctcctgcttctctcctgcaCTCCAGCAGGAGAGTGAGCAAGGCTCCTTCAGTAAGCGGCAGAAGACAGACTGACGAGGTGAGACTGATGCAAGCTCTTGCAAAGCTGTGAACAATGGCACGTTGGGCTGCGAGCAGGAGCATCCTTCTCTCTCTAGAGCTTCACGTTGATTGCCCTTGCCACAAGTGCCATGGTCAGTGGGTGCCCAGAACAGCAATCCAACCCACAGACAGCAAGGATATGACACCTGCCAGAGCGCGTTGCTGTGGCTGATATAGCCAGTGAGGAGTGTGCTGCACCTgcatttcactgtgctttgtgcAGGAAGGTTGACGttgctgggctgtgcttggcttaTTTGGATTGCCGAGCACTGCTTGGCTGCCATGGCCATCAACAGATTGGCTCTTCAACACCCAAGCACGCACATGCTGCTGTAGTCATTGTGTTCTTTGTTGTGTGTCTGTTTGTTGGGAAGGAGCcggtggcacagggctgcagagagcagggcggCAGGGAACTCCCCAAAGAGGCTGCGAGGCCACGCTGGGTGTTGCCCTGTGAGCTgttagcaggcagagctgggagccaggcgctgctgcctgccacggggcctGCCCACCCTGATCGTGCAAGCAGGGCATTGCGTGGGGCTCTGTCAGGGGTGTGCGATCCCAGCTTCCGCCTCCAgtcctgcttggaacccctcctgttgccccccatccctcccccaccgccaccacgcccagcacctggaaccaggcactctgtgacatcagccCCGTGTCCAAGGGTACCCCAGGAACGGGAATCCTGCGGGCACTCTGTCGGTGGCCGTAGGGGTGGCGACAAGCCTTCGttcttgcagctgccacatgttGCTGGTAGTGATGgatgttctcctcctcctcgttgtcctgctggccatgtgctgtcctgtgcatgGCACATGGGatagctgtgggtaagtggcccgaggctctgggagggacaTTGGGCAACCCTTGTGAGCTTCTCTGGAGGGGTCCTGCTTGTCCCCCATGGTCACCCCAGTGGCTCTTGAAGGCCATCTGGGAGGCTCAGCTCCTTGCCATCACCCAGGCTGCCGGCACAACTCGTCTacgggctgaagcagaaagcagggaaaagggagCGGGCACGCACCCCACGGGTTTCCTCGGCCCTTCTGGCCATGCCTTGAGGGGAGGGAAGACAGCTGGCCTTTAGCCGGAATGGCACAAGCTTCCATGGAGCTAACCAGAATggagtttctggttacagaggcACCTGCGGCCTTCGGCCTGCGGCTTTTcactacggcatgtcgcgcgttgtgggtggcacagatgcccagccaggggcctggccctggatcgtcagcatcgAGGCTCCCTtggaaggaggcacggcgcacatctgcgggggttccctcatcagcccacagtgggtcctcacatcagcccactgcttcatcgaggccaggtaaggaggaccagggatcggggctagccccacactctagcaggtgccctgagcacagcagcacgtgctgcagcatgtcctgttgccctgcagtacgcccagtgcctgggcactccgCAGCCACCtgagaggctgctcaggagaaggctgggctcatgccactgcttcccagcagcctccagctcgACACTGCTTGAGCCCAAGGAGCACGTGGTCTGTCGCACCCTCCCAAgcactgctttcctctctgccttgccaagcagaaggcagggcgactgctgtgctgctgcagcatgtggctctgctccctctgagccctctctccatctgccttccaggaaCATCACCATGTGGCAGGTGGTGGTAGGTGCCACCCGGCTGACCCAGCTGGGACCTGAGGCCCAGGCACGCAACATCAAGcagctgctggttcaccagcacttCAGTAATATCACACggaggaacgacattgccttgctggaactggagcagcctgtccagtgcaacagctatGTACAGCTTGCCTGCGTGCCGgatgcctcgctgagagtctcggAGCTGACAGAGtgctacgtcagtggctggggtgccaggactGCAAGAGGTGAGCTCCCAAAATGTAGTCACGTTGCGagtgcaagcttggccagcttggggaggCAGGTTGCTCTTCCTGACAGCAGGGGCGAAAGCCAGAATCAGGCTGTGGGGACGTATGCCTCTTAGAGAGGGGGGCGTGAGCCActgacccagagcaaggcagaaaggaaggagcgGTCCAGCGCCTCCCCacatgcaaagccaagccccgggATAGGGCTTCAGTCACgcagggaaggagaactggcaatgagctgctgggtgttcattcctttctgtgctcttcacagctggaggatcggcgtatgtgctgcaggaggcccaggtccacctcattgatgccggggtctgtaacagcagcggctggtacagaggggccatccacacccacaacatctgtgctggctatccgcagggtggcatcgacacctgccaggtaggagcatgctacaagccaagccccggcagcacgggcagccccgccacaaccgcCCAAACCTGCACCGTCACGGGCTTTTCctggccactcacactcccatTGCTGTGTCCCCACTGCTGAGGGCCTAAACCCATTTCCCCATGGGTAGGGCCTTTGCCCAGGGCCTGCctgccttgtcccagaggcCTGGCACTTTGTTCACAATGCCCACCCagtgcccttggcagcccagAGCTTCACCATCCCAAGCCAGACACAGCCTCCTGACACACCTGCAGCACCAACGTGCCGCAGGAagagcgagccctgccttacaggcccaccgccccctcccAGGAAAGCTTCTccagagcttggctggccactAAATACAGCTCTGGAAGTGCCAtgagagggaaggagccagccactgggctgacggtggccacccaacaaccccttcatcctctctcctctgctgcagggggacagcggtgggcctcttgtgtgccaagacaagagcgctgactacttctggcttgttggcctgaccagctgggggatgggctgtgcgagagcaaagaagcccggagtctacacctccacccagcacttctacaACTGGATCCTGGAACAGATGGGCCTGCACACAGTAGTAGCGACTACGGCAAGGCCGCAGCCAGCCTTCACCTCCACCCCCGTTCACAGGCCAACACcaacagaagcaggaaggtTTATACCCTGCCCACTTCCAGTGCAGAAGCTGTGGGATTTCCTTTCTTGGCTGCAGAAGTTGGTGCAGTTCCTAATAGGAGAAAAGGTTTGATCACCGGGACGGAGAGGatccagggctggctgcagcgcaCCACCACCATTTCCCGCTGGGGCAATGCCTGCTGATgcaaaggcagcctcagtgtcaaaggcctgctctgtcctgcccgcgctCCTCTCAACAGAAGAGCTCAGCTGGCTGAGTCCctgcaataaagtgtttcagttctgtggcTAACCAGGCGCCAGTCCTCTTCAGTCTTGTGTGCAAGGCCAGGACTTCCACGCCCGGCACCTGCCGGAggaagcaggctgcaggcagacaagtcgggcacaaagggtcacagcaaagggctgaagctctgcctgctcagcaaGAAGGATGAGGGTGCAGTGGAACAAGGGAAGGCAGGTCATTGCGgggctcagggccttggggaTGGCAGCTGGAAGCACAGACTGCCTTAGGCCCGCTCCTGGTGGGATCCCTGTGTGCGTCTGTATGAGGCGCAAGCGAACTTGAATGCGGACTCTCAGGGCCCAGGAAACACAGATCTAGAAAGACCCAAGGCTTGCACCAGGCACTGGTGAGGGAGCCTTGGCCTTGAGCCCCACATATGACATGGACTTAATTTCTAGACTGTTATCTGAGGCATCTACGAACACGCTGTGCTTATGAATCCAGGGAGTgaggctgtgtttctgtttcagtagcCTCATCCTCTGGTCTCATGGTTTAATgccggccggcaaccaagcaccacgcagccgcctgctcactccccctcatccggagggctggggaggagaatcagaaaggaatgtaaaacttgagggttgagataagaacaatttcataatttaaacagaataaagaggtaagaacatcagtaataacaatgataatagtaataattaaaatggaaaggtggaggaaaggggtaaaatccaaaggaaaagggaaaaggggagaaaacccccaagtgatgcacagtacaactgctcaccacctgctgactgatgcgCAGCCAGTCTCCGAGCAACGATCCCTCCCCAGCTAACCCTCCTACTttctataccaagcatgacgtcccatggtatggaatacctctttggctggttcagggcagctgacctggctgtgtcccttcccagtctcttgtgctcccccagcactctggctggcaaggcccaagaatccaaaaagtccttgactttagtataaacattacccagcaacaactaagaACATCAGTGTggctatcaacattgttctcacatcacaggcaaaacacagcactgtactagccactaagaagaaaattaactctatcccagctgaaaccaggacatgtgGAAACCCAGGAAAGGCCTGGACTGCATTCACATGGGTGTAAGCAGTGGCTACATCTGCAGGGATACTTGTCAAGGTATTGCTTTGTCTGTGTCAATCTGTTTTGCCCTTCACATTCATTGTGGCActctctctgtgtgtatgtgcgtgTCTGGCTCTTTGGAATGCAGCTGCACGCACGTGGGAAGATCCATTTAGGCTGGCATaggagcagccccccaggtgcCCACCTCATTCAGATCAACCAGACCTGAAAGGAGAAATCCCACAGTGTTCAGaagcctgctgcctctggctgctCCGTAACGGAGTGGGCAAGGAAACCCAAAGCAACTCTGCAGCAGAGATCACcgggtgggcagggaggcagctctgaCTGCCCCACAAACAAAGCAGCGAAAGCCATTTATCCTCGCATCCTCTTCCTGAGCTTTCCCCAACACCATTCTTTTACcttcagcaaaatctctccctaTTACCAGCAACACTACCCTGAAACCAGAAATTGCACATCCTCTTCTTCATTCTCCCCTTTCAAACACCTTTTCCCAACACTACAAGCAGAACAACACCAAGGCAATTAATAATTAACTTCCCCTCCATCATTATCAATACATTGCCATCAAGTATCATGAGTGTATATTTACTTCTTGTTCCATGATTGTTTCTCAAggccaaaaaaccaaacccacttaTGGGACTTCTTCCCATTGTCCTTTGCATGTACCAAAAGAACATGAACTGCCATGCTGTATTGGAGATTATGCTTCCCTTTCCTAGGCCATTTCTCTTGATCACCTAAGGTATACAAGGGCCACCAGTGATGACAATATTCGGCCCATTTTGTCTGAGTGGGGGGGT
Coding sequences:
- the LOC106631736 gene encoding acrosin-like — encoded protein: MDVLLLVVLLAMCCPVHGTWDSCGGTCGLRPAALNYSMSHVVGVRNAQPGAWPWIVSIEAPLEGGMAHICGGSLISPQWVLTAAHCFIEARNITTWNVVVGATQLTQLGPEAQVRNIKQLLVHQHFNNITQRNDIALLELEQPVQCNSYVQLACVPDASLRVSELTECYVSGWGARTARAGGSAYVLQEAQVHLIDAGVCNSSGWYRGAIHTHNICAGYPQGGIDTCQGDSGGPLVCQEKSADYVWLVGVTSWGMGCARAKKSGVYTSTQHFYNWILEQMGLHTAVATTARPQPAFTSTPVHRPTPTEAGRFTPCPLPVQKLWDFLTWLHELLQYLSRK
- the LOC129735853 gene encoding acrosin-like — encoded protein: MSRVVGGTDAQPGAWPWIVSIEAPLEGGTAHICGGSLISPQWVLTSAHCFIEARNITMWQVVVGATRLTQLGPEAQARNIKQLLVHQHFSNITRRNDIALLELEQPVQCNSYVQLACVPDASLRVSELTECYVSGWGARTARGELPKCRSAYVLQEAQVHLIDAGVCNSSGWYRGAIHTHNICAGYPQGGIDTCQGDSGGPLVCQDKSADYFWLVGLTSWGMGCARAKKPGVYTSTQHFYNWILEQMGLHTVVATTARPQPAFTSTPVHRPTPTEAGRFIPCPLPVQKLWDFLSWLQKLVQFLIGEKV